The following are encoded together in the Ictalurus punctatus breed USDA103 chromosome 1, Coco_2.0, whole genome shotgun sequence genome:
- the LOC108263802 gene encoding uncharacterized protein LOC108263802, translated as MNKDFERGLSSLLEHGGRRSYIMYHGTTLEAAQEIKSHGFRRSSDGMLGPGVYVSRSVDKAKRYPLKPDPDERLAILKLKVRVGKVKKIDKQGHPLQKTWHRNGYDTAWVPPNCGMVPSGLEEDCVWDPNRIEVLDMWEVERETNDSSMCRIV; from the coding sequence GAGAGAGGCCTTAGTTCCTTGCTGGAACACGGAGGCCGCAGATCCTACATCATGTACCACGGTACGACTCTGGAAGCAGCACAGGAGATCAAGAGTCACGGATTCCGACGTTCCTCTGACGGGATGCTGGGGCCTGGCGTCTACGTGAGCAGAAGTGTGGATAAAGCCAAGCGCTACCCTCTGAAACCTGACCCCGACGAGAGACTGGCCATCTTGAAGCTGAAGGTACGAGTGGGGAAGGTGAAGAAAATCGACAAGCAGGGCCATCCTCTTCAGAAGACTTGGCATAGGAATGGATACGACACAGCGTGGGTGCCCCCGAACTGCGGCATGGTGCCAAGCGGCCTGGAAGAAGACTGCGTCTGGGATCCGAATCGAATAGAAGTGCTGGATATGTGGGAAGTTGAAAGGGAAACCAACGACAGCTCGATGTGCCGGATTGTTTGA